One segment of Oceanotoga teriensis DNA contains the following:
- a CDS encoding carbohydrate ABC transporter permease: MNKSKGNKIIFIILCFLLFLSLLPLFLTVLTSIIPQGDLFHIVKEQNVLDFETSKMFLRTKMKTIGTKNYNIIQKEENKILELKSNGSKEFGIAAFTNDLNINQVKNISLYIDTNKKFDSLKVGLKDIDENNKIISLKKFQYDDEKKLMSFNLNYDDFNDIDLKHISQIQLIFIGDENFDYIVKMDNLNLKYKFPTFLNFKDVWEENDFARYMLNSGIISFFVVVANLLFCSMVAYAFARKQFRGKEILFAVILGTMMIPPQTKIIPIFMLMQKLNLIDTYRALIYPTLVTPFGIFLMRQYIEQLPKELDEAAYVDGANDFQIFRRIVLPLSGPAIAVLGINSFIGSWNSLYMPLVLTTSKEMRTVQVGLAMFSKLNQISWPKLMAASTIVGIPVIIIFLIFQKKIISGLTAGAVKS; encoded by the coding sequence ATGAATAAGTCTAAAGGTAATAAAATCATTTTTATTATACTATGTTTTTTACTTTTTTTATCTCTTTTACCCTTATTTTTAACTGTTTTAACGAGTATAATTCCTCAAGGTGACTTATTTCATATAGTTAAAGAACAGAATGTACTTGATTTTGAGACAAGTAAAATGTTTTTAAGAACCAAAATGAAAACGATAGGTACAAAAAATTATAACATAATTCAAAAAGAAGAGAATAAAATACTTGAGTTAAAATCTAATGGCAGTAAAGAATTTGGTATAGCTGCATTTACTAATGATTTGAATATAAATCAAGTAAAAAATATAAGTTTATATATAGATACAAATAAAAAATTTGATAGTTTGAAAGTAGGTTTAAAAGATATTGATGAAAATAATAAAATTATCTCTCTAAAGAAATTTCAATATGATGATGAAAAAAAATTAATGTCTTTTAACTTAAATTATGATGATTTTAATGATATAGATCTAAAACATATATCTCAAATTCAATTAATATTTATAGGTGATGAAAATTTTGATTATATCGTAAAAATGGATAATTTAAACCTTAAATATAAATTCCCTACATTTTTAAACTTTAAAGATGTTTGGGAAGAAAATGATTTTGCAAGATATATGCTAAATTCTGGGATAATATCTTTCTTTGTTGTAGTGGCAAATTTACTTTTTTGTTCTATGGTTGCATATGCATTTGCAAGAAAACAATTTAGGGGTAAGGAAATATTATTTGCAGTTATTTTAGGTACTATGATGATTCCACCTCAAACAAAAATAATACCCATATTTATGTTAATGCAAAAATTGAATTTAATAGACACTTATAGAGCTTTAATATATCCCACTTTAGTTACACCTTTTGGCATATTTTTAATGAGACAATATATAGAACAATTACCAAAAGAATTAGATGAAGCTGCTTATGTCGATGGTGCTAATGATTTTCAAATATTCAGAAGAATAGTATTACCATTAAGTGGACCAGCTATAGCAGTTTTAGGAATAAATTCTTTTATTGGAAGTTGGAACTCTTTATACATGCCTTTAGTTTTAACAACATCTAAAGAGATGAGAACAGTACAAGTTGGATTGGCGATGTTTTCTAAATTAAATCAAATAAGTTGGCCTAAATTAATGGCTGCATCTACAATCGTTGGAATTCCAGTAATAATAATATTTTTAATTTTCCAAAAGAAAATAATATCTGGATTAACTGCTGGAGCAGTAAAATCATAA
- a CDS encoding carbohydrate ABC transporter permease — MTKKRKQGLITFLFILPWLITFLIFELYPILFSFFTSFTEYSGLNPNMKFIGLDNYIRAFKDETFLIALKNTFFFVIGTIPFTIGIALVLAILLNNKKLKGREFFKAGFFLPSVISLVVISMMWIYMYSSSGLFNTILRSLGFKVESISWLASTETALPAIMFMDVWAAFGYYVILIYAGLQSIPDSLYEAAKIDGATPTQMAFKITLPMLKPTLFFVIAINTIRSFQIFSEIYTMTGGGPRNSTQTIVHYLYEVSFRKFDMGYGSAIAYILFVLVMIVTLIQKKALRSDY; from the coding sequence ATGACAAAAAAAAGAAAACAAGGATTAATTACTTTTTTATTTATTCTTCCATGGCTCATAACCTTTTTAATATTTGAGCTTTATCCTATTTTATTTTCTTTTTTTACAAGTTTTACAGAATATTCTGGTTTAAATCCGAATATGAAATTTATAGGACTTGATAATTATATAAGAGCTTTTAAAGATGAAACTTTTTTGATTGCTTTAAAAAACACTTTTTTCTTTGTTATAGGAACTATTCCTTTTACAATAGGTATAGCTTTAGTTTTAGCAATATTGTTGAATAATAAAAAATTAAAAGGTAGAGAATTCTTTAAAGCTGGATTTTTTCTACCATCAGTAATTTCATTAGTTGTTATATCTATGATGTGGATTTATATGTACAGCTCAAGTGGTTTATTCAACACCATATTGAGATCTTTAGGTTTTAAAGTTGAATCAATTTCATGGCTTGCTTCTACAGAAACAGCATTACCAGCGATAATGTTTATGGATGTTTGGGCTGCATTTGGATATTATGTGATATTGATATATGCAGGGTTACAAAGTATTCCAGACTCTTTATATGAAGCGGCAAAAATAGACGGTGCAACACCAACTCAAATGGCTTTTAAAATAACTTTACCAATGCTTAAACCAACTTTATTCTTTGTAATAGCTATAAATACCATAAGATCTTTTCAAATATTCTCAGAAATATATACAATGACTGGAGGAGGACCAAGAAATTCTACCCAGACTATTGTTCATTATTTATATGAAGTATCTTTTAGAAAATTTGATATGGGATATGGTTCTGCAATAGCTTATATTTTATTTGTATTAGTAATGATAGTAACTTTGATTCAGAAAAAAGCACTCAGGAGTGATTACTAA
- a CDS encoding extracellular solute-binding protein yields the protein MKKGFFIALILLMSVFVFSKTKLVFWEFMMKDDTAKVVIDEFERENPDIEVDYVQLSWATGFDKIVTAFAANSAPDILELGNTWVANFANEGVIDDLSFLKDDFSNIIGWKSAEFDGKYYGVPWLLGTRAMYYNVDLFIKAGLDPENPPQTWDELLNAVKKIDALGEDIYGFGMGVGEPQTPWQEWFLPAVWGNEGNILSEDLNTSLMTSQSVKEAAYMYQELSKYSLKSKSADLMMAFGEGKIGLWIAAGGNINKLNSTYPDTNYFVTFLPKPSQNKGFHASFAGGEILTIPSSSKNKEAAKKFIEFLVRPEITMKITKRVPTIFPSNVLAESDPWFDDHILESIFFEQNATAVPVPPHPKWVDIQFELSEAIEEIVMEYSDVDKTLEKYNKRIQTILDKNKQ from the coding sequence ATGAAAAAGGGATTTTTTATTGCTTTAATCTTATTAATGAGTGTATTTGTTTTTTCAAAAACTAAGTTAGTTTTTTGGGAATTTATGATGAAAGATGATACCGCAAAAGTAGTTATTGATGAATTTGAAAGAGAAAATCCAGATATAGAAGTGGATTATGTTCAATTATCTTGGGCAACAGGTTTTGATAAAATTGTAACTGCTTTCGCTGCAAATTCTGCTCCAGATATTTTGGAACTTGGAAATACTTGGGTAGCAAACTTTGCAAATGAAGGTGTTATTGATGATTTGAGTTTTTTAAAAGATGATTTTTCAAATATTATAGGTTGGAAATCAGCTGAATTTGATGGTAAATATTACGGAGTTCCTTGGCTTTTAGGTACAAGAGCTATGTATTATAATGTTGATTTATTTATAAAAGCTGGACTTGATCCAGAAAATCCTCCTCAAACATGGGATGAATTACTTAATGCAGTAAAAAAGATAGATGCACTTGGAGAAGATATTTATGGTTTCGGTATGGGTGTAGGTGAACCCCAAACTCCTTGGCAGGAATGGTTCTTACCAGCAGTTTGGGGTAATGAAGGCAATATCTTATCAGAAGATTTAAATACTTCTTTAATGACCTCCCAATCAGTTAAAGAAGCAGCCTATATGTATCAAGAGTTATCTAAATATTCTTTGAAATCTAAATCTGCAGATCTTATGATGGCTTTTGGAGAAGGTAAAATTGGATTATGGATTGCAGCAGGTGGAAATATAAATAAATTAAACTCCACATACCCAGATACAAATTATTTTGTAACCTTTTTACCTAAACCATCTCAAAATAAAGGCTTTCATGCTTCATTTGCGGGTGGAGAAATTTTAACTATTCCTTCTTCATCTAAAAATAAAGAAGCTGCTAAAAAATTTATAGAATTTTTAGTAAGACCTGAGATAACAATGAAAATAACAAAAAGAGTTCCTACTATTTTTCCATCTAATGTACTCGCTGAAAGTGATCCATGGTTCGATGATCATATTTTGGAATCTATTTTCTTTGAACAGAATGCAACAGCAGTTCCAGTGCCTCCACATCCAAAATGGGTTGATATTCAATTCGAACTTTCTGAAGCCATAGAAGAAATAGTTATGGAATATTCAGATGTTGATAAAACCTTGGAAAAATACAATAAAAGAATACAGACTATATTAGATAAAAACAAACAATAA
- a CDS encoding ROK family transcriptional regulator, whose translation MKFTYTHHQIIKYIYLKENFTRPELVKNLKMDKSTISRNIDYLINKGFILKKGEILPDKKGGRKTDLLTINKNKFYFIGVSIEDCRNIALLTNLNGEIIKEFSFKEKIRENNIIQYLDTIMNTFEAFNENILSFNLAVPGIIDKKNGIIIKSTDLRIENLNIKNIFESKYNIYLNIENDANAAVSNYLMDLKMKYSNLVYFMLSFPENILNFKGIGIGMVIDKKVYHGSHFAAGEVIFNSQYERNSKNSLTSEMIKNYNFKNKNEDIEYFIDILSEKIADITQLIDPDYVIFGGDIDLFSDEFINKLYSKVYNKIHYNFLQNNIITDKNGIITIAKGAIFSFINFILNDYEFSRKLIKIS comes from the coding sequence ATGAAATTTACTTATACACATCATCAAATAATAAAATATATATATTTAAAAGAAAATTTTACAAGGCCAGAACTCGTAAAAAATCTTAAAATGGATAAGTCTACAATTTCAAGAAATATAGATTATTTAATTAATAAAGGATTCATTTTAAAAAAAGGTGAAATTCTACCAGATAAAAAGGGTGGTAGAAAAACAGATCTTTTAACTATCAATAAAAATAAATTTTATTTTATAGGCGTTTCTATAGAAGATTGTAGAAATATAGCCTTATTAACTAATTTAAATGGTGAAATAATAAAAGAGTTTTCTTTTAAAGAAAAAATAAGAGAAAACAATATAATTCAATACTTGGATACTATAATGAATACTTTTGAAGCTTTTAATGAAAATATTTTATCTTTTAATCTTGCTGTCCCTGGAATAATAGATAAAAAAAATGGAATAATAATAAAATCTACCGATTTGAGAATAGAGAATTTAAATATAAAAAATATTTTTGAAAGTAAATATAATATATATCTCAACATCGAAAATGATGCTAATGCTGCAGTTTCTAATTACTTAATGGATTTAAAAATGAAGTATTCTAATTTGGTATATTTTATGTTATCTTTTCCAGAAAATATTTTAAATTTTAAAGGGATTGGAATTGGAATGGTAATAGATAAAAAAGTTTATCATGGATCTCATTTTGCAGCAGGTGAAGTTATTTTCAACTCACAATATGAAAGGAATTCTAAAAATTCTCTTACATCAGAAATGATAAAAAATTATAATTTTAAAAATAAAAATGAAGATATTGAATATTTTATAGATATATTATCTGAAAAAATAGCTGATATAACTCAATTGATAGATCCAGATTATGTAATATTTGGTGGAGACATAGATCTATTTTCCGACGAATTTATAAATAAACTATATTCAAAAGTTTATAATAAAATTCATTATAATTTTTTACAAAATAATATAATAACAGATAAAAATGGAATAATAACTATAGCAAAAGGAGCTATTTTTTCATTTATAAACTTTATTTTAAATGATTATGAGTTTTCAAGAAAACTCATAAAAATATCTTAG
- a CDS encoding radical SAM/SPASM domain-containing protein gives MNEFKDKILLQLENRIIDDNYLIIQWHITNKCEENCKHCYLKNNLDTDFPYERIDETLNKIYDLSIIIKKKVLITLIGGDPLLNNHILNIIKKIVKMGFFFRISGNYHKINKENINFLKNHGIISYQMSLDGPKEINDTIRSKNNYKNTLNSIVKLLKNDIKVTIKSVISSYNILHIKDLIKDLSSISSKISYNFCRFVPNNEAQNKYIIDISKNDYKRFLEDIFEFFNNENKMDLLIREHLLIPILFEKNILDEVFIDRINYIKNNYKKINFIDGCSMWRDFYVLEINGDVLACKKFPLKFGNIFNDDFIDIKFKKDNFFYNNYHECNDCKLFLLCKGCPAVNYALNKNIFSKDIHCWL, from the coding sequence ATGAATGAATTTAAAGATAAAATTCTTTTACAATTAGAAAATAGAATAATTGATGATAATTACTTGATAATTCAATGGCATATAACTAATAAATGTGAAGAGAATTGCAAACACTGTTATTTAAAAAATAATTTAGATACGGATTTTCCTTATGAAAGAATAGATGAAACTTTAAATAAAATATACGATCTTTCTATAATAATAAAAAAAAAGGTTTTAATAACTTTAATTGGAGGAGATCCATTACTAAATAATCACATATTGAATATAATAAAAAAAATAGTTAAAATGGGATTTTTTTTTAGAATTAGTGGAAATTATCATAAAATTAATAAAGAAAATATTAATTTTTTAAAAAATCACGGAATAATATCATATCAAATGAGTTTAGATGGTCCAAAAGAAATAAATGATACTATAAGAAGTAAAAATAATTATAAAAATACACTAAATTCAATTGTAAAATTATTAAAAAATGATATTAAAGTAACTATAAAATCTGTTATAAGTTCTTATAATATACTTCATATAAAAGACCTTATTAAAGATTTATCAAGTATTTCAAGTAAAATAAGTTATAATTTTTGTAGATTTGTTCCAAATAATGAAGCTCAAAATAAATATATTATCGATATTTCTAAAAACGATTATAAAAGATTTCTTGAAGATATATTTGAGTTTTTTAATAACGAAAACAAAATGGATCTTCTTATAAGGGAACATCTTTTAATTCCCATATTATTCGAAAAAAATATTTTAGATGAAGTTTTTATAGATAGAATAAACTATATAAAAAATAATTATAAAAAAATTAATTTTATTGATGGATGTAGTATGTGGAGAGATTTTTATGTTTTAGAAATTAATGGGGATGTTTTAGCTTGTAAGAAATTTCCCTTAAAATTTGGTAATATTTTTAATGATGATTTTATAGATATTAAATTTAAAAAAGATAATTTTTTTTATAATAATTATCATGAATGTAATGATTGTAAATTATTTTTACTTTGTAAAGGATGCCCTGCAGTAAATTATGCTCTAAATAAAAATATATTTTCTAAAGACATTCATTGTTGGCTATAA
- a CDS encoding ABC transporter ATP-binding protein, whose translation MNEFKWFFRNMPIKIKFSYILSFFFSLISSLLMMSIPIFYKFIIDSFQENNSEKILKSIVYFLIFNTFCTFFYWLGEYIFRSKSTASVFHYMKKTYIWSINNKKNINPEIIINDPLAFGNFSSVIYGIINIIKIPIPLIFIFLLDKNSFFIAFITIIIWFFYIKYDRNYVDKNEDEIIEIERKNFDFIDDSLKGFYDIKITSTFKYEFEKVKNKYWNWFKKIKFYIKKRNLYLLLFEILKILMMVGYIIYAFYGFYKNKYLLGTVFALIAYYDKLEGPIISSFYLNQQLGYYKKIINNLKSTFNDERENEEEKIVENIEEIKLENVDFSYTDKKILNDINLRIKKGDKIALIGKSGEGKTTLVKLITGEEKANKGNIFINSENIMNIKNIYEKIGVLSQNSHIFNRSIKENITMGRNIDEKKLKEVIELSGVKDFIEDLENGIYTITGQNGSYLSGGQRVRIALARMMLSEPEIIILDEPLEGVDKIKEEKVIENIKKYIKDKTVIIISHRFSILNMADRIIGLENGTIVLNDLKENALKSDNIFKSFFDAEKRMTFIKGDDIDE comes from the coding sequence ATGAATGAATTTAAATGGTTTTTTAGAAATATGCCTATTAAAATTAAATTTTCATATATATTAAGTTTTTTCTTTTCATTAATATCTTCTTTGTTAATGATGTCAATACCAATATTTTATAAGTTTATAATTGATTCTTTTCAAGAAAATAATTCTGAAAAAATATTAAAAAGTATAGTTTATTTTTTAATATTTAATACTTTTTGTACATTTTTTTATTGGCTTGGAGAATATATATTTAGATCTAAAAGTACAGCGTCTGTGTTTCATTATATGAAAAAAACTTATATTTGGAGTATAAATAATAAGAAGAATATAAATCCCGAAATAATAATAAATGATCCTTTAGCTTTTGGAAACTTTTCTTCTGTGATATATGGAATAATAAATATAATAAAAATTCCAATTCCTTTGATATTTATATTTTTATTAGATAAAAATTCTTTTTTTATAGCTTTTATAACTATAATCATATGGTTTTTTTATATAAAGTATGACAGAAATTATGTTGATAAAAATGAAGATGAAATAATTGAAATAGAAAGAAAAAATTTTGATTTTATAGATGATTCATTAAAAGGATTTTATGATATAAAAATAACAAGTACTTTCAAATATGAGTTTGAAAAAGTAAAAAATAAGTATTGGAATTGGTTTAAAAAAATAAAATTTTATATAAAAAAAAGAAATTTATATCTTTTATTATTTGAAATTTTAAAAATTTTAATGATGGTGGGATATATAATATATGCGTTTTATGGTTTTTACAAAAATAAATATTTATTAGGAACTGTTTTTGCATTGATAGCTTATTATGATAAACTTGAAGGTCCGATTATAAGTTCATTCTATTTAAATCAACAATTGGGATATTATAAAAAAATAATAAATAATTTAAAAAGTACTTTTAATGATGAAAGAGAAAATGAAGAAGAAAAGATAGTAGAAAATATAGAAGAAATAAAATTAGAGAATGTAGATTTTTCATATACCGATAAAAAAATTTTGAATGATATAAATTTAAGAATTAAAAAAGGAGATAAAATAGCCTTAATAGGTAAAAGTGGAGAAGGAAAAACTACTTTAGTAAAACTCATAACTGGAGAAGAAAAAGCAAATAAAGGAAATATATTTATAAACTCAGAAAATATAATGAATATAAAAAATATCTATGAAAAAATAGGAGTTTTAAGTCAAAATAGTCATATATTTAATCGTTCAATAAAAGAAAATATAACAATGGGAAGAAATATTGATGAAAAGAAATTAAAAGAAGTAATAGAATTATCGGGAGTAAAAGATTTTATAGAAGATTTGGAAAATGGAATATACACAATAACGGGTCAAAATGGTTCATATCTTTCTGGAGGACAGAGAGTTAGAATAGCACTTGCTCGAATGATGCTATCTGAACCAGAAATAATAATACTTGATGAACCACTTGAAGGTGTTGACAAAATAAAAGAAGAAAAAGTTATAGAAAATATAAAAAAATATATAAAAGATAAAACAGTAATAATAATATCTCATAGATTCAGCATTTTAAATATGGCTGACAGAATAATAGGATTAGAAAATGGAACGATTGTTTTGAATGACCTGAAAGAAAATGCATTGAAATCAGATAATATTTTTAAGTCTTTTTTCGATGCTGAAAAGAGAATGACCTTTATAAAAGGTGATGATATTGATGAATGA
- a CDS encoding ATP-binding cassette domain-containing protein, giving the protein KNEEEKIVENIEEIKLENVDFSYTDKKILNDINLRIKKGDKIALIGKSGEGKTTLVKLITGEEKANKGNIFINSENIMNIKNIYEKIGVLSQNSHIFNRSIKENITMGRNIDEKKLKEVIELSGVKDFIEDLENGIYTITGQNGSYLSGGQRVRIALARMMLSEPEIIILDEPLEGVDKIKEEKVIENIKKYIKDKTVIIISHRFSILNMADRIIGLENGTIVLNDLKENALKSDNIFKSFFDAEKRMTFIKGDDIDE; this is encoded by the coding sequence AAAAAATGAAGAAGAAAAGATAGTAGAAAATATAGAAGAAATAAAATTAGAGAATGTAGATTTTTCATATACCGATAAAAAAATTTTGAATGATATAAATTTAAGAATTAAAAAAGGAGATAAAATAGCCTTAATAGGTAAAAGTGGAGAAGGAAAAACTACTTTAGTAAAACTCATAACTGGAGAAGAAAAAGCAAATAAAGGAAATATATTTATAAACTCAGAAAATATAATGAATATAAAAAATATCTATGAAAAAATAGGAGTTTTAAGTCAAAATAGTCATATATTTAATCGTTCAATAAAAGAAAATATAACAATGGGAAGAAATATTGATGAAAAGAAATTAAAAGAAGTAATAGAATTATCGGGAGTAAAAGATTTTATAGAAGATTTGGAAAATGGAATATACACAATAACGGGTCAAAATGGTTCATATCTTTCTGGAGGACAGAGAGTTAGAATAGCACTTGCTCGAATGATGCTATCTGAACCAGAAATAATAATACTTGATGAACCACTTGAAGGTGTTGACAAAATAAAAGAAGAAAAAGTTATAGAAAATATAAAAAAATATATAAAAGATAAAACAGTAATAATAATATCTCATAGATTCAGCATTTTAAATATGGCTGACAGAATAATAGGATTAGAAAATGGAACGATTGTTTTGAATGATCTGAAAGAAAATGCATTGAAATCAGATAATATTTTTAAGTCTTTTTTCGATGCTGAAAAGAGAATGACCTTTATAAAAGGTGATGATATTGATGAATGA
- a CDS encoding ABC transporter transmembrane domain-containing protein, which produces MKNKFIINTKKEFENLIWMSKNLNKKEKIIFTVLFFGAAIVIGINLYIPFIYKDLISNLENKMALNLILLFGILYTSSLILNYILDYISSILSYKIEKSYKEKLYKKIFLSKEKTIKKDGSSYYSEIISTDTQRASQSLNLQSINSLFSILISITAIIILSFIDIVSSFISIIYFIIYIYIFLRPSMEKNKGKIPGFEDYSNLMESSRKLISYVNDSLEGRLEIKSTLSQDYELEKFEENSQSIYLGFKRIWTKELSNFLFPFNFLDYIYYSMIFIWFYISYILNKSIGIDQIFFILTYIGIINSNITPFMNYLFKNRNFFSPSIIKIKDIFEFNDERKNEEEKIVENIEEIKLENVDFSYTDKKILNDI; this is translated from the coding sequence ATGAAAAATAAATTTATAATAAATACCAAAAAAGAATTTGAAAATCTTATTTGGATGTCAAAAAATTTAAATAAAAAAGAAAAAATTATTTTCACAGTTTTATTTTTTGGTGCAGCCATTGTAATTGGAATTAATCTATATATTCCATTTATATATAAAGATTTGATTTCAAATTTAGAAAATAAAATGGCCTTAAATTTAATTTTATTGTTTGGAATACTCTACACTTCAAGTTTAATATTAAATTATATATTAGATTATATATCTTCTATACTTTCTTATAAAATAGAAAAATCTTATAAAGAAAAACTTTATAAAAAAATATTTTTATCAAAAGAAAAAACTATTAAAAAAGATGGAAGTTCATACTATTCAGAAATTATTTCAACGGATACACAAAGAGCTTCTCAATCATTAAACTTACAAAGTATAAACAGTTTATTTTCAATATTGATATCAATAACAGCGATAATAATATTATCTTTTATAGATATTGTATCTTCTTTTATTTCAATAATATATTTTATTATTTATATATATATCTTTTTGAGGCCTTCTATGGAAAAAAATAAAGGTAAAATACCTGGATTTGAAGATTATAGTAATTTAATGGAAAGTTCGAGAAAATTAATTAGTTATGTTAATGATTCTTTGGAAGGAAGATTAGAAATAAAATCAACTTTATCACAAGACTATGAATTAGAAAAATTTGAAGAAAATTCGCAATCTATTTATTTAGGATTTAAAAGAATTTGGACAAAAGAATTATCAAATTTTTTATTTCCTTTCAATTTTTTAGATTATATTTATTATTCAATGATATTTATTTGGTTTTATATTTCTTATATTTTAAATAAAAGCATTGGTATTGATCAAATATTTTTTATATTAACTTATATAGGTATAATAAATTCTAATATAACTCCTTTTATGAATTATCTGTTCAAAAATAGAAACTTCTTTTCTCCTTCAATAATAAAAATTAAAGATATTTTTGAATTTAATGATGAAAGAAAAAATGAAGAAGAAAAGATAGTAGAAAATATAGAAGAAATAAAATTAGAGAATGTAGATTTTTCATATACCGATAAAAAAATTTTGAATGATATAA
- a CDS encoding radical SAM/SPASM domain-containing protein translates to MKISNYNVIKKVNNNDYILCNLLYKSIIIFSSDIKNELLINLNFPNKKISKDLLNILSENKFLIEDNFSEEFFINNLILNKIKNNDTLNLILFSTLNCNFECSYCYQHHKKINFDSYNINSIFKFIDLNIKDKKTLNLSWFGGEPLLSLNKINDVNSYIINNYSNIKFNSSIVTNGYILSNKITKNLVENLNIKFFQVTLDGNQETHNKNRFLKINKNVNTFKVIFENLINLLKNYNNIILTLRINIYSDMKTENLNFLKNFLNYKNKIIISLNPIHKNPEKSPGLLEEKTIIIKKIINFYLYIKNLGFNVDHWFYEDKYNSCKAGTKNTYFILPNSKLIICTGTDFNENNIIGQINNDGNLFFYKHKNTFSEKLSLDDECKKCKVLPLCLGGCNYIKEIKKKKSCIPQKYFLDDYINLLNY, encoded by the coding sequence ATGAAAATTTCTAATTATAATGTAATAAAAAAAGTAAATAATAATGATTACATTTTATGTAATTTATTATATAAATCTATAATAATCTTTTCTTCAGATATAAAAAACGAATTATTAATAAATTTAAACTTTCCCAATAAAAAAATTTCTAAAGATTTATTGAATATTTTATCTGAAAATAAATTTTTAATTGAAGATAATTTTTCAGAAGAATTTTTCATAAATAATTTGATATTAAACAAAATAAAAAATAATGATACATTAAATTTAATTTTATTTTCAACATTAAATTGTAACTTTGAATGTAGCTATTGTTATCAACATCATAAAAAAATAAATTTTGATTCTTATAATATAAATTCAATATTTAAATTTATTGATTTAAATATAAAAGATAAAAAAACTTTAAATCTTTCTTGGTTTGGTGGCGAACCCTTATTATCATTAAATAAAATTAATGATGTAAATTCTTATATAATTAATAATTATTCAAACATAAAATTTAATTCATCAATTGTCACAAATGGATATATTTTATCAAATAAAATAACTAAAAATCTAGTAGAAAATTTAAATATTAAATTCTTTCAAGTAACTCTTGATGGTAATCAGGAGACTCATAATAAAAATCGTTTTTTAAAGATTAATAAAAATGTTAATACTTTTAAAGTAATTTTTGAAAATTTAATAAATTTATTAAAAAATTATAACAATATAATCTTAACTTTAAGAATCAATATTTATAGTGATATGAAAACAGAAAATCTAAATTTTTTAAAAAATTTCTTAAATTATAAAAATAAAATAATAATAAGTTTAAATCCTATTCATAAAAATCCAGAAAAATCTCCTGGTTTATTAGAAGAAAAAACAATAATTATAAAAAAAATAATTAATTTTTATTTATATATAAAAAATTTAGGATTTAATGTAGATCATTGGTTTTACGAAGATAAATACAATTCTTGTAAAGCAGGAACAAAAAACACTTACTTTATTTTACCTAATTCTAAATTAATAATATGCACAGGAACAGATTTTAACGAAAATAATATTATAGGCCAAATAAATAATGACGGTAACTTGTTTTTTTATAAACATAAAAATACCTTTTCGGAAAAATTGAGTTTAGATGATGAATGCAAAAAATGTAAAGTTCTTCCATTATGTCTTGGAGGTTGTAATTATATAAAAGAAATTAAAAAAAAGAAATCATGTATACCTCAAAAATATTTTTTAGATGATTATATTAATTTATTAAATTATTAA